From a single Populus nigra chromosome 18, ddPopNigr1.1, whole genome shotgun sequence genomic region:
- the LOC133678902 gene encoding signal peptide peptidase-like 1: METLWKLLYLLEPAPVTLIVTAVAVTFGSAFRALNYGKEMERNLDLSEASITLDRSQALMIPIMSSCSLLLMFYLFSSVSQLLTAFTAIASVSSLFFCLSPFAAYIKSHYGLADPFVSRCCAKSFTRIEGLLLLSCSLTVAAWLVSGHWILNNLLGISICIAFVSHVRLPNIKICAMLLACLFVYDIFWVFYSERFFGANVMVSVATQQASNPVHTVANSLSLPGLQLITKKLELPVKIVFPRNLFSSTAPGGKATDFLMLGLGDMAIPAMLLALVLCFDYRKSRDPVNLLDLYSSKGQKYIWYALPGYAIGLIIALAAGVLTHSPQPALLYLVPSTLGPVIVVSWFRRELPELWEGSMSNVIDKARQIEV, translated from the exons ATGGAGACCTTGTGGAAGCTTTTATATTTGCTGGAGCCTGCACCTGTTACCCTTATAGTGACAGCAGTGGCCGTGACATTTGGGTCTGCTTTTAGAGCTTTAAATTATGGGAAAGAAATGGAGAGGAATCTTGACTTGTCTGAAGCATCCATTACATTGGATAGGTCTCAAGCACTAATGATCCCAATAATGAGTTCTTGCAGTTTGCTTTTGATGTTTTACCTGTTTTCGTCTGTCTCCCAACTCCTTACTGCATTCACAGCCATTGCCTCTGTTTCATCTCTTTTCTTCTGCCTCTCTCCTTTTGCTGCCTATATAAAGTCACATTATGGCTTGGCAGACCCGTTTGTGTCCCGTTGCTGTGCAAAGTCATTTACAAGAATCGAAGGGTTATTGTTGCTATCATGCTCCCTTACTGTTGCAGCCTGGCTTGTATCTGGGCATTGGATATTGAACAATCTGTTGGGTATTTCAATTTGCATTGCATTTGTGAGTCATGTACGCCTTCCAAACATCAAAATATGTGCAATGCTCCTCGCATGCTTGTTCGTATATGACATATTCTGGGTGTTCTACTCAGAGAGATTTTTTGGTGCCAATGTCATGGTGTCAGTGGCGACTCAGCAAGCATCGAATCCTGTTCATACAGTGGCTAATAGTTTGAGTCTTCCAGGGTTGCAATTGATTACAAAGAAGCTTGAGTTGCCTGTGAAAATAGTCTTCCCCCGAAATTTGTTCAGTAGTACAGCTCCAGGAGGAAAGGCTACAGATTTCTTGATGCTTGGCCTTGGGGACATG GCTATTCCTGCCATGCTTCTAGCTTTAGTTCTTTGTTTTGACTACCGAAAGAGCAGAGATCCGGTGAATCTCTTGGATTTATATTCTTCCAAGggacaaaaatatatatggtatgCTCTTCCTGGGTATGCCATTGGATTGATAATCGCCTTAGCAGCTGGTGTCCTGACTCACTCACCCCAACCTGCACTTCTCTATCTG GTGCCTTCAACCCTTGGACCTGTTATTGTTGTCTCTTGGTTTAGGAGGGAACTGCCCGAGTTGTGGGAAGGAAGCATGTCTAATGTCATTGACAAAGCACGCCAAATAGAAGTTTGA
- the LOC133678687 gene encoding uncharacterized protein LOC133678687 isoform X3 yields MVSAMAATCSPTSLQLRLAFNYHNCRRSPATLTRACVRKKKSDSNLRFLLLSQNEPRCNGSSWVVSSSWTDSDNGSDESTENQRKKWFGGMVGAGVAGVILFAGLAFAALSLSKRSASRPKQEMEPFTTQREVSLVSDKEDDKVEESESKESKKVSAALQVLPGKVLVPAVVDQVQGQVLAALQVLKVIEADIQSSDLCTRREFARWLVTASSALSRSMLSKVYPAMYIENFTELAFDDITPDDPDFSSIQGLAEAGLISSKLSSGGLLSSSVENQGPFYFAAESPLSRQDLVSWKMALEKRQFPEADKKMLYKVSGFRDIDKLNPDAWPALVADLSAGDQGIISLAFGCTRLFQPDKPVTKAQAAVALATGEASDIVSEELARIEAEAVAENVVSAHNALVAQVEQDVNASFEKELSIEREKINAIEKMAEEARCELETLRAEREKDDIALLKERAAIESEMEVLSKLRRELEEQLQSLLSNKVEISYEKERISKLQKEAESEKQEISRLQYDLEVERKALSMARAWAEDEAKRAREQAKALEEARYRWEKHGIKVVVDSDLNEESSAGVTWLTAGKQVSSVEGTVNRAENLVDRLKLMADDIRGKSRVVLDKIIQKILVLISVLKEWIAEACVRTKELKEATVSKTWASIHELQQNTTEFSSAIKEKTIGSMQELKQHTAEFGSAVKEGTKRVTEDCREGVEKLTQKFKS; encoded by the exons ATGGTATCAGCAATGGCTGCCACGTGTTCTCCGACCTCTCTCCAGCTTCGATTAGCCTTCAACTACCATAACTGTAGACGATCACCTGCAACACTCACACGGGCTTGtgtgaggaagaagaagagtgatAGTAACCTTCGCTTTCTCTTGCTGTCTCAAAATGAACCGCGATGTAATGGGAGTTCGTGGGTCGTGTCGAGTTCGTGGACTGATTCGGATAATGGGAGTGATGAGTCTACTGAGAATCAGAGAAAGAAATGGTTTGGAG GCATGGTTGGAGCTGGAGTAGCTGGGGTCATCCTATTTGCGGGGCTTGCCTTTGCAGCATTGTCTTTAAGCAAGCGGAGCGCTTCCA GACCAAAACAAGAGATGGAACCATTCACAACTCAGCGGGAGGTTTCATTGGTCTCTGACAAGGAGGATGATAAAGTTGAGGAGAGTGAAAGCAAGGAAAGCAAGAAAG TTTCTGCAGCCTTGCAGGTGCTTCCTGGAAAGGTTCTAGTTCCTGCAGTTGTTGATCAGGTTCAGGGGCAGGTATTAGCTGCACTGCAAGTTTTGAAG gTTATTGAGGCGGATATTCAATCCAGTGATCTATGTACCCGGCGTGAATTTGCTCGTTGGTTAGTGACTGCTAGCAGTGCTCTTTCAAG GAGCATGTTGTCAAAAGTATATCCTGCGATGTACATAGAGAATTTTACTGAACTTGCATTTGATGATATCACGCCTGATGACCCTGATTTTTCATCCATTCAAG GCTTAGCTGAAGCAGGACTTATCTCAAGCAAGCTTTCAAGTGGTGGTTTGCTTTCTTCTTCAGTTGAAAACCAAGGTCCATTTTACTTTGCTGCTGAAAG CCCTTTGTCACGCCAGGATCTTGTGAGTTGGAAGATGGCCCTTGAGAAAAGACAATTTCCAGAAGCTGATAAAAAG ATGCTGTACAAAGTTTCTGGGTTCAGAGATATTGACAAGTTAAACCCGGATGCATGGCCTGCTCTTGTGGCTGACTTGTCTGCAGGAGATCAAGGAATTATATCACTTGCATTTG GTTGCACAAGATTGTTCCAGCCAGATAAACCTGTCACAAAGGCCCAAGCTGCTGTTGCTCTTGCAACTGGTGAGGCTTCTGACATAGTTAGTGAGGAGCTTGCACGTATTGAAGCAGAAGCTGTGGCAGAAAATGTCGTTTCTGCCCACAATGCTTTAGTAGCTCAAGTTGAACAGGATGTAAATGCAAGTTTTGAGAAGGAGCTTTCCATTGAGAGGGAAAAGATTAATGCTATAGAGAAAATGGCTGAAGAGGCAAGGTGTGAATTAGAAACATTAAGAGCTGAGAGAGAGAAGGATGATATTGCCTTGTTGAAGGAGCGCGCTGCTATTGAATCTGAAATGGAAGTTCTTTCAAAGTTAAGGCGTGAATTGGAGGAGCAATTGCAAAGCCTTTTGAGCAACAAGGTGGAGATATCATATGAAAAGGAAAGGATTAGCAAACTTCAAAAAGAAGCAGAGAGTGAAAAGCAGGAGATCTCTAGATTACAGTATGACCTAGAGGTTGAGCGGAAAGCCTTGTCAATGGCCAG GGCGTGGGCTGAAGACGAGGCAAAAAGAGCGAGAGAGCAGGCAAAAGCCCTTGAAGAGGCTAGATATCGGTGGGAGAAGCATGGCATCAAGGTGGTGGTTGACAGTGATCTTAATGAAGAGAGTTCTGCTGGAGTTACATGGCTGACTGCTGGAAAGCAAGTCTCTTCTGTTGAAGGAACTGTTAACAGGGCTGAGAACTTGGTGGACAGGCTCAAGCTAATGGCAGATGACATTAGAGGGAAATCTCGAGTAGTACTTGATAAAATCATACAGAAAATACTGGTCTTAATCTCAGTTCTGAAGGAGTGGATTGCAGAGGCATGCGTGAGGACCAAAGAACTTAAAGAAGCCACCGTCTCAAAGACATGGGCATCAATACACGAGTTGCAGCAGAACACAACTGAATTTAGTTCTGCCATCAAGGAGAAGACGATAGGATCAATGCAAGAGTTGAAGCAGCACACTGCAGAATTTGGTTCAGCTGTCAAGGAAGGCACAAAGCGGGTGACAGAAGATTGCAGGGAAGGAGTGGAGAAACTGACGCAGAAGTTCAAATCCTGA
- the LOC133678687 gene encoding uncharacterized protein LOC133678687 isoform X1 translates to MVSAMAATCSPTSLQLRLAFNYHNCRRSPATLTRACVRKKKSDSNLRFLLLSQNEPRCNGSSWVVSSSWTDSDNGSDESTENQRKKWFGGMVGAGVAGVILFAGLAFAALSLSKRSASRPKQEMEPFTTQREVSLVSDKEDDKVEESESKESKKGIETDLSSSPELNEVPSENKLGGDNKETSVDSVDYATRVSDTVDNEPVQENLQYESNFDDKSVTPETTTSSENLPSSDISASSPISTFEIEQNPVNVEPSNVPDITNLNTDHQSESPASKIDENSDSSLNSSNSIICEPSDPVGVKISESSPMDTSSEPQIVPQDDMETVASFLTKENLDLSNTQDSAERNSSLEVNHLDERDSSETISESASVDPFGNTDVVIANNEMKESKPFFEPPTPEISFSAGIPAPSAVSAALQVLPGKVLVPAVVDQVQGQVLAALQVLKVIEADIQSSDLCTRREFARWLVTASSALSRSMLSKVYPAMYIENFTELAFDDITPDDPDFSSIQGLAEAGLISSKLSSGGLLSSSVENQGPFYFAAESPLSRQDLVSWKMALEKRQFPEADKKMLYKVSGFRDIDKLNPDAWPALVADLSAGDQGIISLAFGCTRLFQPDKPVTKAQAAVALATGEASDIVSEELARIEAEAVAENVVSAHNALVAQVEQDVNASFEKELSIEREKINAIEKMAEEARCELETLRAEREKDDIALLKERAAIESEMEVLSKLRRELEEQLQSLLSNKVEISYEKERISKLQKEAESEKQEISRLQYDLEVERKALSMARAWAEDEAKRAREQAKALEEARYRWEKHGIKVVVDSDLNEESSAGVTWLTAGKQVSSVEGTVNRAENLVDRLKLMADDIRGKSRVVLDKIIQKILVLISVLKEWIAEACVRTKELKEATVSKTWASIHELQQNTTEFSSAIKEKTIGSMQELKQHTAEFGSAVKEGTKRVTEDCREGVEKLTQKFKS, encoded by the exons ATGGTATCAGCAATGGCTGCCACGTGTTCTCCGACCTCTCTCCAGCTTCGATTAGCCTTCAACTACCATAACTGTAGACGATCACCTGCAACACTCACACGGGCTTGtgtgaggaagaagaagagtgatAGTAACCTTCGCTTTCTCTTGCTGTCTCAAAATGAACCGCGATGTAATGGGAGTTCGTGGGTCGTGTCGAGTTCGTGGACTGATTCGGATAATGGGAGTGATGAGTCTACTGAGAATCAGAGAAAGAAATGGTTTGGAG GCATGGTTGGAGCTGGAGTAGCTGGGGTCATCCTATTTGCGGGGCTTGCCTTTGCAGCATTGTCTTTAAGCAAGCGGAGCGCTTCCA GACCAAAACAAGAGATGGAACCATTCACAACTCAGCGGGAGGTTTCATTGGTCTCTGACAAGGAGGATGATAAAGTTGAGGAGAGTGAAAGCAAGGAAAGCAAGAAAGGTATAGAAACGGACCTTTCTTCATCTCCAGAACTTAATGAAGTACCCAGTGAAAATAAACTTGGTGGTGACAATAAGGAGACCTCTGTAGACAGTGTTGATTATGCTACTAGGGTCAGTGATACTGTTGATAATGAGCCTGTTCAAGAAAATTTGCAATATGAATCAAATTTTGATGACAAATCTGTTACTCCTGAAACAACAACCAGCTCAGAGAATTTGCCCAGTTCTGATATTAGTGCAAGTTCCCCTATATCAACCTTTGAAATAGAACAAAACCCTGTTAATGTAGAACCTAGCAATGTGCCAGATATAACAAATCTTAACACGGACCACCAGAGTGAATCGCCTGCCTCAAAGATAGATGAGAATTCTGACTCATCGTTGAATTCTTCTAATTCCATCATTTGTGAACCCAGTGATCCTGTGGGTGTGAAAATTTCAGAGAGTTCACCCATGGATACAAGTTCAGAACCTCAAATTGTCCCCCAAGATGATATGGAGACTGTAGCCTCATTTTTAACCAAAGAAAATCTTGATCTGAGCAATACCCAGGATTCAGCTGAGAGAAATAGTTCCCTGGAAGTGAATCACTTAGATGAAAGAGATTCCTCAGAAACAATTTCCGAGTCAGCTTCAGTCGACCCATTTGGAAACACAGACGTCGTTATTGCTAATAATGAGATGAAGGAAAGCAAACCATTTTTTGAACCACCAACTCCTGAAATTTCCTTCTCAGCTGGTATACCTGCTCCATCTGCAGTTTCTGCAGCCTTGCAGGTGCTTCCTGGAAAGGTTCTAGTTCCTGCAGTTGTTGATCAGGTTCAGGGGCAGGTATTAGCTGCACTGCAAGTTTTGAAG gTTATTGAGGCGGATATTCAATCCAGTGATCTATGTACCCGGCGTGAATTTGCTCGTTGGTTAGTGACTGCTAGCAGTGCTCTTTCAAG GAGCATGTTGTCAAAAGTATATCCTGCGATGTACATAGAGAATTTTACTGAACTTGCATTTGATGATATCACGCCTGATGACCCTGATTTTTCATCCATTCAAG GCTTAGCTGAAGCAGGACTTATCTCAAGCAAGCTTTCAAGTGGTGGTTTGCTTTCTTCTTCAGTTGAAAACCAAGGTCCATTTTACTTTGCTGCTGAAAG CCCTTTGTCACGCCAGGATCTTGTGAGTTGGAAGATGGCCCTTGAGAAAAGACAATTTCCAGAAGCTGATAAAAAG ATGCTGTACAAAGTTTCTGGGTTCAGAGATATTGACAAGTTAAACCCGGATGCATGGCCTGCTCTTGTGGCTGACTTGTCTGCAGGAGATCAAGGAATTATATCACTTGCATTTG GTTGCACAAGATTGTTCCAGCCAGATAAACCTGTCACAAAGGCCCAAGCTGCTGTTGCTCTTGCAACTGGTGAGGCTTCTGACATAGTTAGTGAGGAGCTTGCACGTATTGAAGCAGAAGCTGTGGCAGAAAATGTCGTTTCTGCCCACAATGCTTTAGTAGCTCAAGTTGAACAGGATGTAAATGCAAGTTTTGAGAAGGAGCTTTCCATTGAGAGGGAAAAGATTAATGCTATAGAGAAAATGGCTGAAGAGGCAAGGTGTGAATTAGAAACATTAAGAGCTGAGAGAGAGAAGGATGATATTGCCTTGTTGAAGGAGCGCGCTGCTATTGAATCTGAAATGGAAGTTCTTTCAAAGTTAAGGCGTGAATTGGAGGAGCAATTGCAAAGCCTTTTGAGCAACAAGGTGGAGATATCATATGAAAAGGAAAGGATTAGCAAACTTCAAAAAGAAGCAGAGAGTGAAAAGCAGGAGATCTCTAGATTACAGTATGACCTAGAGGTTGAGCGGAAAGCCTTGTCAATGGCCAG GGCGTGGGCTGAAGACGAGGCAAAAAGAGCGAGAGAGCAGGCAAAAGCCCTTGAAGAGGCTAGATATCGGTGGGAGAAGCATGGCATCAAGGTGGTGGTTGACAGTGATCTTAATGAAGAGAGTTCTGCTGGAGTTACATGGCTGACTGCTGGAAAGCAAGTCTCTTCTGTTGAAGGAACTGTTAACAGGGCTGAGAACTTGGTGGACAGGCTCAAGCTAATGGCAGATGACATTAGAGGGAAATCTCGAGTAGTACTTGATAAAATCATACAGAAAATACTGGTCTTAATCTCAGTTCTGAAGGAGTGGATTGCAGAGGCATGCGTGAGGACCAAAGAACTTAAAGAAGCCACCGTCTCAAAGACATGGGCATCAATACACGAGTTGCAGCAGAACACAACTGAATTTAGTTCTGCCATCAAGGAGAAGACGATAGGATCAATGCAAGAGTTGAAGCAGCACACTGCAGAATTTGGTTCAGCTGTCAAGGAAGGCACAAAGCGGGTGACAGAAGATTGCAGGGAAGGAGTGGAGAAACTGACGCAGAAGTTCAAATCCTGA
- the LOC133678687 gene encoding uncharacterized protein LOC133678687 isoform X2 produces the protein MVWSLLSGMVGAGVAGVILFAGLAFAALSLSKRSASRPKQEMEPFTTQREVSLVSDKEDDKVEESESKESKKGIETDLSSSPELNEVPSENKLGGDNKETSVDSVDYATRVSDTVDNEPVQENLQYESNFDDKSVTPETTTSSENLPSSDISASSPISTFEIEQNPVNVEPSNVPDITNLNTDHQSESPASKIDENSDSSLNSSNSIICEPSDPVGVKISESSPMDTSSEPQIVPQDDMETVASFLTKENLDLSNTQDSAERNSSLEVNHLDERDSSETISESASVDPFGNTDVVIANNEMKESKPFFEPPTPEISFSAGIPAPSAVSAALQVLPGKVLVPAVVDQVQGQVLAALQVLKVIEADIQSSDLCTRREFARWLVTASSALSRSMLSKVYPAMYIENFTELAFDDITPDDPDFSSIQGLAEAGLISSKLSSGGLLSSSVENQGPFYFAAESPLSRQDLVSWKMALEKRQFPEADKKMLYKVSGFRDIDKLNPDAWPALVADLSAGDQGIISLAFGCTRLFQPDKPVTKAQAAVALATGEASDIVSEELARIEAEAVAENVVSAHNALVAQVEQDVNASFEKELSIEREKINAIEKMAEEARCELETLRAEREKDDIALLKERAAIESEMEVLSKLRRELEEQLQSLLSNKVEISYEKERISKLQKEAESEKQEISRLQYDLEVERKALSMARAWAEDEAKRAREQAKALEEARYRWEKHGIKVVVDSDLNEESSAGVTWLTAGKQVSSVEGTVNRAENLVDRLKLMADDIRGKSRVVLDKIIQKILVLISVLKEWIAEACVRTKELKEATVSKTWASIHELQQNTTEFSSAIKEKTIGSMQELKQHTAEFGSAVKEGTKRVTEDCREGVEKLTQKFKS, from the exons ATGGTTTGGAG TTTGCTTTCAGGCATGGTTGGAGCTGGAGTAGCTGGGGTCATCCTATTTGCGGGGCTTGCCTTTGCAGCATTGTCTTTAAGCAAGCGGAGCGCTTCCA GACCAAAACAAGAGATGGAACCATTCACAACTCAGCGGGAGGTTTCATTGGTCTCTGACAAGGAGGATGATAAAGTTGAGGAGAGTGAAAGCAAGGAAAGCAAGAAAGGTATAGAAACGGACCTTTCTTCATCTCCAGAACTTAATGAAGTACCCAGTGAAAATAAACTTGGTGGTGACAATAAGGAGACCTCTGTAGACAGTGTTGATTATGCTACTAGGGTCAGTGATACTGTTGATAATGAGCCTGTTCAAGAAAATTTGCAATATGAATCAAATTTTGATGACAAATCTGTTACTCCTGAAACAACAACCAGCTCAGAGAATTTGCCCAGTTCTGATATTAGTGCAAGTTCCCCTATATCAACCTTTGAAATAGAACAAAACCCTGTTAATGTAGAACCTAGCAATGTGCCAGATATAACAAATCTTAACACGGACCACCAGAGTGAATCGCCTGCCTCAAAGATAGATGAGAATTCTGACTCATCGTTGAATTCTTCTAATTCCATCATTTGTGAACCCAGTGATCCTGTGGGTGTGAAAATTTCAGAGAGTTCACCCATGGATACAAGTTCAGAACCTCAAATTGTCCCCCAAGATGATATGGAGACTGTAGCCTCATTTTTAACCAAAGAAAATCTTGATCTGAGCAATACCCAGGATTCAGCTGAGAGAAATAGTTCCCTGGAAGTGAATCACTTAGATGAAAGAGATTCCTCAGAAACAATTTCCGAGTCAGCTTCAGTCGACCCATTTGGAAACACAGACGTCGTTATTGCTAATAATGAGATGAAGGAAAGCAAACCATTTTTTGAACCACCAACTCCTGAAATTTCCTTCTCAGCTGGTATACCTGCTCCATCTGCAGTTTCTGCAGCCTTGCAGGTGCTTCCTGGAAAGGTTCTAGTTCCTGCAGTTGTTGATCAGGTTCAGGGGCAGGTATTAGCTGCACTGCAAGTTTTGAAG gTTATTGAGGCGGATATTCAATCCAGTGATCTATGTACCCGGCGTGAATTTGCTCGTTGGTTAGTGACTGCTAGCAGTGCTCTTTCAAG GAGCATGTTGTCAAAAGTATATCCTGCGATGTACATAGAGAATTTTACTGAACTTGCATTTGATGATATCACGCCTGATGACCCTGATTTTTCATCCATTCAAG GCTTAGCTGAAGCAGGACTTATCTCAAGCAAGCTTTCAAGTGGTGGTTTGCTTTCTTCTTCAGTTGAAAACCAAGGTCCATTTTACTTTGCTGCTGAAAG CCCTTTGTCACGCCAGGATCTTGTGAGTTGGAAGATGGCCCTTGAGAAAAGACAATTTCCAGAAGCTGATAAAAAG ATGCTGTACAAAGTTTCTGGGTTCAGAGATATTGACAAGTTAAACCCGGATGCATGGCCTGCTCTTGTGGCTGACTTGTCTGCAGGAGATCAAGGAATTATATCACTTGCATTTG GTTGCACAAGATTGTTCCAGCCAGATAAACCTGTCACAAAGGCCCAAGCTGCTGTTGCTCTTGCAACTGGTGAGGCTTCTGACATAGTTAGTGAGGAGCTTGCACGTATTGAAGCAGAAGCTGTGGCAGAAAATGTCGTTTCTGCCCACAATGCTTTAGTAGCTCAAGTTGAACAGGATGTAAATGCAAGTTTTGAGAAGGAGCTTTCCATTGAGAGGGAAAAGATTAATGCTATAGAGAAAATGGCTGAAGAGGCAAGGTGTGAATTAGAAACATTAAGAGCTGAGAGAGAGAAGGATGATATTGCCTTGTTGAAGGAGCGCGCTGCTATTGAATCTGAAATGGAAGTTCTTTCAAAGTTAAGGCGTGAATTGGAGGAGCAATTGCAAAGCCTTTTGAGCAACAAGGTGGAGATATCATATGAAAAGGAAAGGATTAGCAAACTTCAAAAAGAAGCAGAGAGTGAAAAGCAGGAGATCTCTAGATTACAGTATGACCTAGAGGTTGAGCGGAAAGCCTTGTCAATGGCCAG GGCGTGGGCTGAAGACGAGGCAAAAAGAGCGAGAGAGCAGGCAAAAGCCCTTGAAGAGGCTAGATATCGGTGGGAGAAGCATGGCATCAAGGTGGTGGTTGACAGTGATCTTAATGAAGAGAGTTCTGCTGGAGTTACATGGCTGACTGCTGGAAAGCAAGTCTCTTCTGTTGAAGGAACTGTTAACAGGGCTGAGAACTTGGTGGACAGGCTCAAGCTAATGGCAGATGACATTAGAGGGAAATCTCGAGTAGTACTTGATAAAATCATACAGAAAATACTGGTCTTAATCTCAGTTCTGAAGGAGTGGATTGCAGAGGCATGCGTGAGGACCAAAGAACTTAAAGAAGCCACCGTCTCAAAGACATGGGCATCAATACACGAGTTGCAGCAGAACACAACTGAATTTAGTTCTGCCATCAAGGAGAAGACGATAGGATCAATGCAAGAGTTGAAGCAGCACACTGCAGAATTTGGTTCAGCTGTCAAGGAAGGCACAAAGCGGGTGACAGAAGATTGCAGGGAAGGAGTGGAGAAACTGACGCAGAAGTTCAAATCCTGA
- the LOC133678230 gene encoding large ribosomal subunit protein eL36y-like — MAPKQPNTGLFVGLNKGHVVTKKDLAPRPSDRKGKSSKRVLFVRSLIREVAGFAPYEKRITELLKVGKDKRALKVAKRKLGTHKRAKRKREEMSNVLRKMRAAGGGEKKK, encoded by the exons ATGGCTCCAAAACAGCCAAATACGGGTCTTTTTGTGGGTTTGAATAAGGGGCATGTAGTCACGAAGAAGGATTTAGCTCCACGCCCTTCTGATCGCAAAGGG AAATCTAGCAAAAGAGTTCTCTTTGTCAGGAGTTTGATCAGGGAAGTTGCTGGCTTTGCGCCTTATGAGAAGAGGATCACTGAGCTCCTCAAGGTTGGCAAGGACAAGCGTGCTTTGAAGGTTGCTAAGAGAAAGCTTGGGACACACAAGAGAGCTAAGAGGAAGCGTGAGGAGATGTCCAATGTTCTTCGCAAGATGAG GGCTGCTGGAGGTGGTGAGAAGAAAAAGTGA
- the LOC133678605 gene encoding uncharacterized protein LOC133678605: protein MSILCGVPLLECVYCLACARWAWKRCLHTAGHDSETWGLATAEEFEPIPRLCRYILAVYEDDLRHPLWEPPGGYGIKPDWLILRRTYEDTHGRAPPYILYLDHDHADIVLAVRGLNLARESDYAVLLDNKLGKRKIDGGYVHNGLLKAAGWVLDAECDILKELVEKYPNYTLTFTGHSLGSGVAAMLALVVVLHHDKLGNIDRRRIRCYAVAPARCMSLNLAVRYADVINSVVLQDDFLPRTATPLEDIFKSLFCLPCLLCLRCMRDTCIPDEKMIKDPRRLYAPGRLYHIVERKPFRLGRIPPVVRTAVPVDGRFEHIVLSCNATSDHAIIWIEREAQRAMDIMVEKDHIMEIPAKQRMERQETLAREHSEEYRAALQRAVTLSVPHAYSPSKYGTFDEVEEGEDSHRSSGESSFGSSKTGKIRENWDELIERLFDKDVSGHMALKKSQRDG from the exons ATGTCAATCTTATGTGGCGTACCTCTCCTTGAGTGTGTGTATTGTCTAGCTTGTGCTCGATGGGCGTGGAAACGATGTCTCCACACTGCAGGTCATGACAGCGAGACTTGGGGTCTTGCAACTGCTGAAGAATTCGAGCCAATTCCTCGCCTTTGCCGCTATATTCTAGCTGTTTATGAAGATGATCTTCGGCACCCTCTTTGGGAACCTCCTGGAGGGTATGGAATAAAGCCAGATTGGTTAATCCTAAGAAGAACATACGAAGATACTCATGGAAGGGCGCCACCATATATATTGTATCTTGATCATGACCATGCTGATATAGTTCTAGCTGTCAGGGGCCTTAATTTGGCAAGGGAGAGTGACTATGCTGTACTTTTGGATAATAAACTAGGGAAAAGGAAAATTGATGGTGGGTATGTCCACAATGGGCTATTGAAGGCTGCTGGTTGGGTTTTGGACGCGGAATGTGACATTTTGAAGGAATTAGTGGAAAAGTATCCGAATTACACATTGACTTTTACAGGTCATTCTCTGGGGTCAGGTGTAGCAGCAATGTTGGCACTAGTGGTAGTGCTACATCATGATAAATTGGGAAACATTGATAGAAGGAGGATTAGATGCTACGCAGTTGCACCTGCACGATGCATGTCACTTAATTTGGCTGTCAGATATGCAGATGTTATCAATTCTGTAGTGCTTCAG GATGATTTCTTGCCACGGACAGCCACGCCCTTGGAAGACATTTTCAAGTCACTTTTCTG tCTGCCCTGCCTACTATGTTTAAGGTGCATGAGAGATACTTGTATTCCGGATGAGAAAATGATCAAAGATCCGAGGAGACTATATGCACCTGGCCGCCTATATCACATTGTTGAAAGGAAGCCTTTCAG ATTGGGAAGAATCCCCCCTGTTGTGAGGACAGCGGTACCAGTAGATGGGCGGTTTGAGCATATAGTTCTTTCCTGTAATGCTACTTCTGATCATGCAATCATTTGGATAGAGAGAGAAGCCCAGAGGGCTATGGAT ATAATGGTAGAGAAAGATCATATCATGGAGATCCCAGCAAAGCAAAGGATGGAGCGGCAGGAGACTTTGGCCCGAGAACACAGTGAGGAGTACAGGGCTGCATTACAAAGGGCTGTTACACTCTCAGTTCCCCATGCGTATTCACCTTCCAAGTATGGAACTTTCGATGAGGTGGAAGAAGGAGAGGATTCGCATAGATCTAGCGGGGAATCTTCTTTTGGTTCTTCGAAGACAGGCAAGATAAGAGAGAACTGGGATGAATTGATTGAACGTCTTTTTGACAAAGATGTATCTGGTCACATGGCTCTCAAGAAATCACAAAGGGATGGATGA